A genomic stretch from Solanum stenotomum isolate F172 chromosome 8, ASM1918654v1, whole genome shotgun sequence includes:
- the LOC125872897 gene encoding uncharacterized protein LOC125872897 isoform X2: protein MSSRDADLVQKIGIVTALEVRACGINYTFAPCVAVCRDPRWGRCYESYGEDTELIRKMTSIVTGLQGQPSPGYPQNYPFLAGRDKVVACAKHFVGDGGTDRGINEGNTISSYDDLERIHIAPYIDCISQGVCTVMASYSKWNGSHLHSSHFLLTEVLKGKLGFKGFVISDSEGLDRFFHPHGSNYDQSILAAVNAGIDMVMVPFRYQLFLDHLKYLVESGEIPMTRIDDAVERILRVKFVSGAFENPLSDRSLLDTVGCNQHRELAREAVRKSLVLLKNGKDVTKPFLPLDRKAKRILVAGKHADDLGFQCGGWTKTWEGMGGRITIGTTILEAIKDAVGGETELVYEENPSADTFASQDFSYSIVVVGEPPYCESGGDSQDLRIPLGGEELISLVADRVPTLVILISGRPLYIEPSILEKMDAFVAAWLPGTEGTGITDVIFGDFEFHGRLPMTWFKSVDQLPLHQEQNSYEPLFPFGYGLTSKNKVL from the exons GTATGTAGAGATCCCAGGTGGGGAAGATGCTATGAGAGTTATGGAGAAGACACCGAACTTATTAGGAAGATGACCTCAATTGTCACAGGCTTGCAAGGGCAACCATCTCCTGGATACCCCCAAAACTATCCTTTTCTAGCTGGAAG AGACAAGGTTGTTGCCTGTGCAAAGCACTTTGTTGGAGATGGGGGTACTGACCGAGGTATAAATGAGGGAAATACCATATCATCGTATGATGATCTAGAGAGAATACATATTGCCCCTTATATTGACTGTATTTCTCAGGGAGTTTGCACAGTAATGGCATCCTACTCTAAATGGAATGGAAGCCACCTGCATTCTAGCCACTTCCTTCTTACTGAAGTTTTGAAAGGGAAGCTCGGATTTAAG GGCTTTGTTATTTCTGATTCCGAAGGACTTGACCGATTTTTCCATCCTCATGGATCTAACTATGACCAAAGTATTTTGGCAGCAGTCAATGCAGGGATTGACATG GTGATGGTTCCTTTTCGGTATCAATTATTTCTCGATCATTTGAAATATCTTGTGGAATCTGGGGAGATTCCAATGACCAGAATTGATGATGCTGTTGAAAGGATCCTGAGAGTTAAGTTTGTTTCCGGAGCTTTTGAGAACCCTTTGAGTGATAGGTCATTGTTGGATACTGTTGGTTGTAAT CAACATCGTGAATTAGCACGTGAAGCAGTTCGCAAATCACTGGTTCTTCTAAAGAATGGAAAGGATGTAACAAAACCATTTCTTCCGCTAGATAGGAAGGCAAAGAGAATTCTTGTAGCAGGAAAACATGCTGACGATCTTGGATTTCAATGCGGAGGGTGGACTAAAACATGGGAAGGAATGGGCGGAAGAATCACAATTG GTACAACTATTCTGGAAGCTATTAAAGATGCTGTTGGAGGGGAAACAGAACTGGTATATGAGGAAAATCCGTCAGCAGACACCTTTGCGAGTCAAGACTTCTCTTATTCAATTGTAGTTGTTGGTGAACCTCCCTATTGCGAAAGCGGTGGAGACAGCCAAGACCTCAGAATTCCTCTTGGCGGAGAAGAACTAATAAGCTTGGTTGCAGACAGAGTTCCAACGTTGGTGATATTGATCTCCGGAAGGCCTTTATATATAGAGCCTTCAATTCTGGAGAAAATGGACGCCTTCGTTGCTGCTTGGTTGCCGGGCACTGAAGGAACTGGTATCACTGATGTCATTTTCGGAGATTTTGAATTCCATGGAAGGCTCCCTATGACATGGTTTAAAAGTGTAGATCAATTACCCCTGCATCAGGAACAGAACTCATATGAACCTCTCTTTCCATTCGGCTATGGATTAACTAGTAAAAACAAGGTGCTCTAG